The following coding sequences lie in one Apium graveolens cultivar Ventura chromosome 1, ASM990537v1, whole genome shotgun sequence genomic window:
- the LOC141671078 gene encoding pyrophosphate--fructose 6-phosphate 1-phosphotransferase subunit beta-like — protein MAPTVVSENGGDISAAKPPVTGRIATVYSEVQNSRLDHNLPLPAVIKNQFSVIDGPASSAAGNPDEIAKLFPCLFGQPSAVLVPGDGKGLLSGQNLKIGVVLSGGQAPGGHNVISGIYDYLQDRCKGSTLYGFNGGPAGIMKCKYVTLTSEYIYPYRNQGGFDMICSGRDKIETPEQFKQAQETAQRLDLDGLVVIGGDDSNTNACLLAENFRSNKLKTRVIGCPKTIDGDLKCKEVPASFGFDTACKIYAEMIGNVMTDARSTGKYYHFVRLMGRAASHITLECALQTHPNITLVGEEVASKKETLKNVTDYIADVVCKRGDLGYNYGVILVPEGLIDFIPEVQHLIAELNEILAHDVVDEGGLWKKKLAPQTLELFELLPPAIQDQLMLERDPHGNVQVAKIETEKMLIQMVETELEQRKQAGLYKGQFKGQSHFFGYEGRCGLPSNFDATYCYALGYGAGALLHSGKTGLISSVGNLAAPVEEWTVGGTALTSLMDVERRHGKFKPVIKKAMVELDGAPFKKFASLREEWAQTNCYISPGPIQFVGQGSDKVNHTLLLELGVEV, from the exons ATGGCGCCTACTGTAGTTTCAGAAAACGGCGGCGACATCTCCGCCGCTAAACCACCGGTCACTGGCCGTATCGCGACGGTGTACAGTGAAGTACAGAACAGTCGATTGGATCACAATCTTCCACTTCCGGCTGTTATTAAGAATCAGTTTAGTGTTATTGATGGTCCTGCTAGCTCTGCTGCTGGAAATCCag ATGAAATTGCAAAGCTGTTTCCATGCCTGTTTGGGCAGCCTTCGGCAGTGTTGGTTCCAGGTGATGGGAAGGGATTGTTGTCAGGTCAAAACTTGAAGATTGGTGTTGTGCTATCAGGAGGCCAAGCTCCTGGAGGACATAATGTCATTTCGGGAATTTATG ACTACTTGCAGGATCGTTGCAAAGGGAGCACTTTGTATGGATTCAATGGTGGTCCGGCTGGAATCATGAAGTGTAAATACGTGACATTGACGTCAGAGTATATTTACCCATACAGAAATCAG GGTGGATTCGATATGATTTGCAGTGGGAGGGACAAGATTGAGACCCCAGAACAG TTTAAGCAAGCGCAAGAGACTGCACAAAGGCTTGATCTTGATGGGCTTGTTGTGATTGGTGGAGATGACTCGAACACAAACGCTTGCCTCCTTGCTGAAAACTTCAG GAGTAACAAACTGAAGACCCGAGTGATTGGATGCCCAAAAACTATAGACGGCGACTTGAAATGCAAAGAGGTACCCGCTAGTTTCGGGTTTGACActgcatgcaag ATTTATGCTGAAATGATTGGAAATGTCATGACGGATGCTCGCTCGACAGGAAAATATTATCATT TTGTACGGCTTATGGGACGTGCTGCCTCCCACATTACATTGGAGTGTGCCTTACAAACTCATCCAAACATCACTCTTGTTGGAGAAGAG GTTGCCTCTAAGAAGGAAACATTAAAAAATGTCACAGACTACATTGCTGATGTAGTTTGTAAACGTGGAGACCTTGGATATAACTACGGTGTGATACTTGTACCTGAAGGACTAATTGATTTCATTCCCGAG GTTCAACACCTCATTGCAGAACTGAATGAAATTTTGGCCCATGATGTTGTAGATGAAGGTGGTCTCTGGAAAAAGAAACTTGCACCCCAGACACTAGAGCTATTTGAGTTACTACCTCCCGCAATTCAAGATCAATTGATGCTTGAAAGGGATCCTCATGGGAACGTCCAG GTCGCCAAAATTGAAACAGAGAAAATGCTTATCCAAATGGTTGAGACTGAACTGGAGCAGCGGAAACAGGCGGGTTTATACAAGGGCCAATTCAAAGGACAATCCCATTTTTTCGG TTATGAAGGAAGGTGTGGTTTACCATCTAATTTTGATGCTACATACTGTTATGCGTTGGGTTATGGTGCTGGAGCTCTACTTCATAGCGGAAAGACTGGATTAATATCATCG GTTGGAAATTTAGCTGCTCCTGTTGAAGAATGGACAGTTGGTGGTACTGCTTTAACTTCTTTGATGGATGTCGAGAGGAGACATG GAAAGTTTAAGCCAGTGATTAAGAAGGCAATGGTGGAGCTTGACG GTGCACCATTTAAGAAATTTGCTTCGCTGCGTGAAGAATGGGCACAAACAAATTGTTACATTAGTCCAG GTCCCATTCAGTTTGTTGGACAGGGATCTGATAAAGTTAATCACACCTTGTTGTTGGAGCTAGGAGTTGAAGTCTAG